The Pithys albifrons albifrons isolate INPA30051 chromosome 6, PitAlb_v1, whole genome shotgun sequence region AGTAAAAGAGGTAAGAAAGTTGATTTATCTGACCTATAGATCAATGTGAATTGACAGAGAAAGGACATTAATGGAGGGCAAAGGTAAACAACACAATACTCTCAGAAATTTGAGGGCAGAGGAGGAAGTGGCTTATTCCTCAGGAAAGACCCCACCTCTGCAGACCACAAACAGGTGAGGTCTAAAACACACCGGTGTGAATTCGTAGGTGGTTCTTCAGATTCCCAGCTGTTGTGAACTGTttgccacagcccagctctgtgcacaCAAAGGGTTTTTCACCATTGTGAGTTCTCATGTGCACCTTCAGTCTCTGCAAGACGTAGAAACTTTTTCCACAACCTTCTGCTGGACAGGTGAAGGAGCGGTCGTTCCTGGAAAGCAACAAAGTAGCTGTTTCATTGCCACTACAGTACtgcaatgtattttttcatgaacacttcttttttttattaaatgtgaGCGCctgttaaaaatacaaatattctaAACTGAACACTAACAAGAACCCACAAAATTAATCTAAATCTGGTCAAAGTGCTTCAACATAAATTACTTAAAGCAACCAATAGGCCTAGTAGTTATAAGAATAATACCATGTTTGCACAGCTTTTCGATGTCAGAACCTGATGTTATCTCAAATACAGAGCACAGTTTTTCAAAGTCATAACAGCATATATCTTTACTCTGCTCACCGGTGTGTTTTCAGATGATACTTGAAGTGAGCTGGCCACACAAATGTCCGATCACAGCCCTCAACTGTGCACTTCAGCTTCCTCTCCACACGAGATAAATGAGGAATGGGGCCAGAGTCTTTTGGCTGCCCATCTCCTGAGCAAAGATGAACATTTtcacctgggaaaaaaaagcccatcaAAATCTTAAAATGATACAGATTACTATAATGTGTcaaatttaatagaaaaaacaGCATCATATATGACACAGCATTGTAAAGCAGGTATGTGTCTGGCTGTTTACCATGTTCCCACCTGATGCTGCATAGCCCGTAACAGGGATCAGAGACAGATTTGCAAACCTTACCAGGCCCATAAACTATTCCCAACAAGCCACCTGGATCGGATCACCTGCTGCCAAATCAGACTTATCGCAAAAAGAATAGAAAGCCAATGCACCAGAAACTGTAAAAATAGTCTCTACATCAATATCAACCAACCAATTTTAAGTATAAGCCAGGATAACTCTTTAAAAATACCTTAGCTAAAATAAGAGAGATTTCATTGTTTTGccattattaaaataatgatgTCCCAAACCTTGTGACTAAATCCAATTATGTATTATCCAGAAAACTCAGTGGAACTAAAAAGAAAGTATCATTTACAGTATGCATTAAAAACAGGctcttgaaagagaaaacaaaagttgAAAAACAAGCAGCTCCAGTCAGAAAGAAGATACTCTTTCCAGCTACCAGAAAACAGGTAGACTAAAATGGAACAGCTGGCTCCACTAAAGTTCattccctgaaaaaaaacaaggagCCTATTTATATTACAGAATAAAAAGCATGGTTGTCCTGTATAATTCTGTCCCTGATGATTTTAAGATGTCAGAACTGATTAAAAGcgagaaagaggaagaaacaacgTGAAACTAGAGGCCTTGTGTGGAACATTGAACTTTTAAGACACATTGAACTTTTGAGACACAATCCAGGGATTTCCTACCATTATTGCTTGCTTTGGCATTCTTTGCGAGCTGTGCCCGTGTGGCAGCAATTAAACTGTCATGGGCCAATTCTTGCACTCGCAGGAACCATGGGGTGCTGCTGTCTGTGCTATCATGAGAGAGAAAGTCATTCCCAGAATCTTCTGCTTCATCTTGAACAAACACCAAGTGCTCTGCAGGAGACCCCAGCCCTAGAAAAGAAGACAACTTTGTGAAACAGAAGGATAATGTAACAGAGGgaaatttcttttgcttctcaGAGGCTGGTGAGATGGAATAGCTGCACTGAAAAAGTCTCCACTGACCTCTATATTGTAGAAAGCAGTTGATGACTAAATGCTCCTATAATATCCAATAATGACCAGCAAATTTCATGATCTTTCCTCTTCAtaagcagcagggacagagttGCACTTGTATCTCCTGCATTCTGCTGAGACATATCCAGCCAGAGGACAAACAGAAGGAGAATTACCTGCTCTTGTTAGGTTGAGAAGAATAAATGAAGTGCTGTCGCTGGGCTGGAGGTCTTGCAATAAACTAGAAGTCTCTGGAGTTGACAGAAGTTCAGATGGTTTCTGTACATTCTGTGCCCTTGTCTCCTCTCCATCAGGGCCCACATTTACCTGGAGACTTCTCAAGACAGCAGACGAAGAAACATCTTTGGAAGGATTAGTGTGACTTGGAGAAGTGAGATCTCTTTCATCATCTAGTGAGGAAACTGAAACCAAAGTAAATAAAAGTATAAGTACACTATGACTAAATGATAtctatgactttttttttttttagaaaaaagtaGAACTTGATAGAgaacagaggaggaaggaagttTCTAACTAGTCAGACTTCACTATTAAATGAGAAGTTTCAGTCACTCTTCTGAACTTGTTCCTTCGTCCCTGGAAAGTCTTATCAGCAGGAGGCAGTGGGGCAGAGTGGCACAGTAAAGAGCTGTGAGAAGGGCAGGGTCACAAAGATCTGCCACATAGATTTTACCTGGCAACATCAGTCTGTTGCATTCTGAGGTCTCAGTaacaggaaggagagaaagacaggTGATGTCTTTTGTTTCCGATTCCGACAGTCCTTGCCCCAGGGGAATAGAAGTATTCTGAACAAACTGAACCAGCAGCTGAAAAAAGATACTGAAGATTAGGTCAGGAGCAGCAAAAATCATTCAAAAAGGTACTAAATACAGTCAGTCCAGTAGTCCCTGCTGTCTTGTAGAAGACAGTGAATATAATCCCATGAATACACATAGAAGTAAATGAAAGCCTTTCAATTTACATTAATGacaaagaagaaattgtttGTCATCTCTGAAATACCtgaaaaattctcatttctttaACATACAAACAACACCTCTGGATCATTGCAGACTAACCTGAAGGTTCCTACGTtcctttttaattaatattttaccaCTTGATATTTTACTATGCTCTAACCTTTCAAGTAAATGTTTTCCACACTCAGCCTTTGGTacaggtatttttttaatcattgtCTTTAAATACTTAACTGAAAGTTCgccttttttaaatttaaaaaaaaaaaaggcaatcaAAAGGCTAGTTACAAAGATGTCTAGTTCATGGCTATTCAAAATAGATATCTAATGATCAGAGAACCAAGGCTGGGttgaaaaaagggagaaaacagacAGCCTTAGCCATCCATATCAGCTACTCCTAAAACTATCAAAGACGGATAACCAACTTGCCCACTAAGAAGATTAACAGAAGAAACATTCCAGAATACTACACAAAATAAGGGGGACTATTGCAGAAAGGGGTATAGTACTTAAACTGAGACTCATTCCCTGGGGAGGACTTTTGGACTGAATCTAAGACTGGGGGGATTGTACAGGACTTTATTAGGCACTTTTTAAGGGAAAGGCCAAgggcaggaaaaggaagggatCAAAATGGAACAGggcaaaacaaacaggaaaatggAGAAGGGAGGACAAGAGACCCATTGCAATAAACAGGAAGTTGGTCAATTTAGTTGTCTGGTGCAGCCTAAACATCACACTCTATCCTGTCTTCTTTACATTCCACTCCTAAATACTTCCTTTAGTGATCCTACTCTCTGGAGTGGGTCTCTAGTGACACACACTAATCTTCAGTGTGTGTCATATGCCAATGAACTCCAAGCCAGACTAGCTGGCAAGCAGAAGAAGCAGCATGGGGTTAAATCTCAAAGAAATCCATGAAGGCTTTCTCTATGCAGCAACCCTTGAACACAGAATCAGGCACCTTGTGCTACCTGTGTTTATGCAGGTAAAGCTACGAGCACTCTGCCTGTGTTCATCTGTTTGGCGCCAGTCACATCTGTATTATGTGTGTGCACCTATTTTCAAATAGCTGCTGAACCTCACTAGTGGCTGGATCTAAGATCAGAATTAGAGCTGTCCTCATGTTTCTTGACAGGCCCAGGAGGTGAGAGGGGCCCACGTAATTTCATCCATCCTTAACATCAGTCAGCTCTGGCAATGCAAAAATTACTTCCCACCCAACTTCTAAAAATCTCAAGTTATAAAAAAGGAACCTGAAAtttgaaaaggaacagaaattcAGAGAAATGCCTTTTCTCACCCCTGAAAGTCTTCCCTTATTTAACCAAGTTCAGAGCACCAAAGCACATGCCTTACTTATTCATTCTGTCCCCTTTATAAGATCTCAAGCTTTTGTCACAGTACTAGATGTAAAGCTGGACTGCTCTCTACTTCCAAGGCATAGGCATAGAAATCAGACTCTCTTTTTTCTATTACAAGTGCCACAGCATTCCATATTAAAATACTCTGCTTTAACAAAGGAAGTGCCGTTGGGAGTTATAACACAGTCCAACTTTTGCATTGGACTGAACAAGTTCTGTGACCTGCACAATCCTTCTTAAGCACAGTCTCGAATCCCTCCCCTGCATGGAATTAAACTTCTGGAAACCAGAAATCGGCCAGTTGTAACACACAACAGTGTTACACAGTTGTTACACACCCAGACACATACTctgcatttcagagaaaatgCCACTCAAAAACTGTATGTAGGATCTGTTTATTTGCTTCTAAGTTCTGTCAAACAGACGTAACTCCTACACACACATTctcaatgtttttaaaaaaacacagaacaaagaaatatggaaaataataCATCATAAACTTAGCCCTCATGTCACTGTTACTTATCTCTAGGAAGCTCTTTAACATAAAGATCCTGCATTCTGCTGATTCTGCTGCTGTGTAGCAAACAACTTTATTTAGTAAACTTCCTCTATCTTTggcatttaaaaggaaatttcacACATAACCCAGATGGAATTGTCTGTACAGTGAGATGGTTCATCAATGTCAAAAGAAAGAGACTAAAAAATCATGATGTGCCCGTGGTTATATTAAAACCCAGCAGTCACAAATAATTTGATTCTTATTTTGGATATTGTGATTGTCTTAgtacttattttttttactggCACCCAATTCCAAATTACTCCTGTAGGAAATACAGGACATCATGACAAGGTGCATTAAATCAAAGAAACTGTATAGAAAACTTAATAGTTTGTGCTCTGATTTCTTTATGCTTATTTCCTCTCAAACCACTAAAAATACCGAGGCTTTCTGAAACACTTTTACCTCAGCTACAGTCGACAGAGCACTGAAGCCTTAACAGCTCTGATTGGTCTCACCTGGAACTCCCACACCCTCTCCCCAGGGGCTCCTTTTAAGCTCAGCCTGGGCTACTCATTCCCTTTCTGAGCTGTGTTTACCTGTCTCAAGTTCTGTCTCCTGGGTGAACTTCAGATTTTTACTGCATGTGCctccagccccatctcctgctgctcctgactGGACTTTGGATAGACCCTGGACCTGGTTAATCACTTTGTctcctccagggctgtggaTTCCTGCACCTGTCTCTGCTGTCCATGCTCAGGTGCTGCAGGACTGTGCCCTGGTCAGCaggggcactgcctgggctggggtCACCCCTGgcctcctgctcacactccctCAGGACCAGCCTGTCATCACTGACAATTATGAAGGGTACAAATTAAGACCTGAAGTCATTCACTTGGCAACATGCCACATGAACTAGGCCACAATCCAGATCCCATTTTGAAACGTTAGAATTGTTTCATCTTAGATACAACATTATCCACAGGTCCCAGTAAGAAGACAGAACTATTTATATGTTGTCAAAAAAGTACTGGGCAATATGAGGCAGTCCCTCTCCCATGCATTCTAATTTAGGATTAAAAAATAGGAGAAAGAGGGGTAAAAAGAGAAGAGACGTAGGAATAACaagcaagcagaaaaaagaagcagGGACTAAAAACTATGAGCAGTAAGATAGTTCTGAATTACTGGATTGTCTTTCATTTAAAAGCTGTTGATGAGCCCTACTGCTGCTTACTCTACCATAAAACACTTGTGTTATGGCCTCGTCTATTTTTATACAAAAAGACGTAGATGAAACTTGCCTCCTACAGAAGGAAAGCTTCGCTTTAAAACTTCAACAGGCAACATTAAGCCACTAGGGAAAAGCAACAcgcagcagcacaaacacatgTTCAGGAGAGAtccttttaatttgctttgtaaAATAATAACAAGCTAGTTATTAAAGAATAATAGCTTAATTAAAAGGGGgcaaaagaagaagaaggaaacaaCAGTATGTGAATCACTCTTTTTATTAAACTTTGGAATAAAAAACTCTTCACATAAACTAAAGCAAGCCAATCACTAACTCTGCCTCCAACAAGCCAAAGAAAATAGAAGATTTCATGCTACAGTTTTATCTTGACAGATTTTTCATAAACCTTCCTGTTTAATATCATTCAATACCTTGGTGGACAACTACAGCAACTTGAATACAGAAATGAAATCACTATAAAAATTGTGACATGTTTTCTCAAGATTCTTTTAATATGATTTTGCAGCTGAAAGCAAATAGGAAACCACAGAACTATCTGGTAATTGGCTATTCAGCACAGAAATCTAGGAACAGAAGAGGTGATAAATTCAAAGTACAGATACACAAGCTTTAACAAACTTATCTTAACAGATAAGAGAGAGTAACAAAATCCAGAACTCTGGGAACACAGACGGATGGGTCATTACAGGAACAACTTCAGAGTGACCTTGAAAAAATTCAATCAGAAACTTTTTAAGGAATAAGAACATATTATCATGGGTTACTGGAACACATCTCATAGGCAAGAGCAAACTTCTTATGGGATACAGAGGAAATTCTGGGGCTGGGTAACACTTATTGAGATATCTATATAGGAGAGAAACAACCATTGGAAACAGGAAGAGGATGGGAGATAATATCGGTCAACTACAGGCTGCAGGTTGCTGTTGTCTCATCACTGTGGTCTATCCCATCttctaaaatgcttttttctcctgaatAGTTTCTGAGTACATTAATCTTGTTAACTTCACTTTGGACCAGCCTGTGAATAGAGGAAACCACAACCTGGAAACCCAAGACCCTAGCCAGAGGCTGAGTTAAAAAGCCCAAGGCCTGGAGATACAGACCGGAAGGACTCAAGTTTTGGCAAAGACTAGACAGATGCATGACCACGAACATGCATATCAGCCAAGTGAGAACATACATGTAATATGCCAGCAAATGTCAATAAATCAGGATTGACTTTCAGGGATACTTGAACTGCTATTTGGGAAGGGTGTAAAAAGGGTATTTACCAGTTTCACCTCAAAGGAGTAGAAAACAATACTAACTTAATGCTCAACCTTCATAATCAGAAAAAGAGGGTGTGTATAGATGGATCAAAATTTGTAGTATAAAATAGCATTGATCAAGACTGAGAACATGGTTTAGAAGACAGCACCTACAGAAAGGATGCTCTCTGCAACAATCACTGAAGCTTTCATGCATCAGGACTGTTTCTACTGGAGAATGGCCAACTCCTATTCTGGGCTTGCTGAGAAGGAAATGCAGCTCTGCTATGGGGAAATAGGACTATTATGTAAACAAGGTCAATTAACAAATACCTCATTCAGCTTGAGAAAAGACAAGGCCCTGTTACAGCTCCTATTTGAGGAACCCACTCAAAGACAGAAGTGACAAAGTTCCCAGTTCTGAATGATAAGGTGGGGGGAACATATTTGATAGAAAGTGTGATATCAACAATAAGGCAAGAAACTCCTTGCAACTCATACCAAAACTACTCAGGGCTACGAATTTGCAGCTACTTTTCCCAAATAGTGTGATTGCAAGAGCTATGGAGGCTCTATTAAGAAACAGATGCCTTACCAGATTACCTGGGCTGTAACAAATTACCGGCATGTCATCATCACTCTTTTTAGAGTACCATTTTAATATACATGCTGTATTGCTTACTGAAAAGGGATGGAAACAAGCTGCAATAAAAACAAGTCAATTTACACTTGCAAACTTCCCCAAAAGGTACTTCAGATCTGTACTATGTCCTCTGCTCTAGGACCTTAGCCACCTGCAGAGGTAAAGCTGAGAACCAGAAAAACAAGGACACCAACCAATACAATCCTGTGCACCTTTAAGTGGGGGAACGTACAGAAAGCTGGCTAATGGCCATTCAACCTGAAAGATAAAGGTAAGAACCAGGAGAGGCAGCAGGTGATTGTGTGGAATGTAATACACTGCAGACACTTGTACCTAGCACATTAGGTAAGaataacaaaaccccaaactcctCAGAAACTGATCAATGGCCTACTGTTGAAGTCTTGTAAAGATTCAGCCAGAAATTTTCACTGGTAAGAAAGCAAAATGGGTTATCAGACTTATAGGAAAGAACAAACTTACTGTCCAATATAAGAGGGCCTGCAGGACATGTTAAGCTTATTATGCACTGTTTAGGGGAGGATAAAATGATGACTCGAGGTGGATAAGTGAAGAACCAGAggtagaggggaaaaaagagtctCCTATCGTATGTTCAGTAGTGCTGGTCAGAACACTGTGCCTGATCACTGCAGTCCCTCCTACCAACTTACTGAATGTATTCCTAAATATTCTACCCACCAGTGAGTCCACTGCTGGTGAACTTGAGGGTGACTAAGGTGAGTAGGAGGATACCAtagtctggaaaaaaacaaaagtgtttGAGACAGAAAGTGGCTAAAAAGCCCCGGGTCTGGGCATAAAGACTTCAGGCCTGGCAAAGACATATGTGAATGTGAGTatgcaccagtgcagagcaatgaggtgacctcatcactgtctataactacctgaagggaagttctagccaggtgggggttggtttcttctcccaggcactcagcaataggacaagggggcacgggctcaagctctgccaggggaaatttaagttggagatcagaaaaaaattctttccagagagagtaatcaggcattggaatgggctgcccagagaggtggtggattcaccatccctggaggtttttaaactgagactggacatggcactgagtgtcatgatctggtaaatggactggagtggaccaagggttggacttgatgatctcaagaggtcttttccaatgcAATGGATTCCATGATCTATAGGCCACTAGAAAACTTGCTCACGCTTTAATGTTGTCTCTTAAAGGTACCTTACCCGTGTATGTGAGAATATGTTTGTGGCCAGCTATGCCTGCACACAAACATCATCACTGCAAATCATGCTCAGTGTGCTATGGCTGAAGTGGGAAGGGCCCAGCAGCctcacacagagcagccactatcccctgggtgctgctgcctcacCACTCCTGCCAACTGCTTAATGGAAACAGGAGTACTTTAAACAACAGAACTGGATGATACCAACAGAATAATTCAGACTCCCCAAAACCAAGTAAAGTACATTTGGTTTGAGGGAAACAAGTGGTCAGTCTGgtaatttattttactcttGTAACAGAAAACACTGTAATAGTCAAAGAAAATGTAACCCGAGAACAGGCAAGAGTATTGGCTGATACCTGAAACGAGGAGAAAAAAGCTGCAATATTCTTTAATCTTTTACCAGTCAAGTCAAAACATGGAAGCATTAGAAGATGTCACTGAAAACACTTAGAAAATTAATATGTAAGCAGCAAACAGAGGAAACTCACTGAGTTTTTCTAAGTGTAGTCCACAAATGTTCCTGGAAATCAAACCCAGTTCATAATTGCTCACCTCAGGTTTAGATTCTAACTCATCCGATAACATTGATTCAAGTGTCGATTCTTGCAGCTGTCCTCAGCAAGGCacaattttattgtttttaagtTCACAGAGAACAATGCTCCCtgcttattttcatattttcctaaGTGCAAACCAGTGTGGCGAtccttctgtgagaagctgtgCTCTGCAAATATTCAATTTAAcctaaaacaacagaaaaggaaatataaagaaAGAGGAACTGAAGAGCAAGACCAAAGCAAACACAAGTGAACATGTGTGGCACACAACTGTAAAATATACTTTGAGGTACTGGGAAAATTCATTTCCTGAGGCTCCTGGATTTGTTTTCACTGAATCAACAAAATAACATCCTAAAACACtgtgaaagttatttttaaagactattggccacattttctttccaatcactcatttttaatggaaaaattgCATTATTTGTTCTGGAAACTTATGGGATCAACCGCAAAACCCATTAATCATGCAAGAGACAAGGAGGCTGAATTCCTAGCCCACAAAAGAGTGGAATTATCCAAATTGCTAATGAAGAGGAACCATATACAAACAACCTGTGAGCAGGAAACCTCAGTTTCCTGTCTGTTGAGACCTTACatttctgattctgtgaaatatccTGGTGAGTCCagataaacagaaattatttcacaaaCGCCCATATAATGTTTCTTCCTTGAGCTAAAAGGGGAAAATGACAACAAGCTGAACCTGAAGGGgagttatagccaggtgggggttggtctcttctcccaggcactcagcaataggacaagggggcacgggcttaagctctgccactgcaaatttaagttggatatcagaaaaaaattctttccagagagagtaatcaggcattggaatgggctgcccagagagggggtggattcaccatccctggaggtttttaaactgagattggacgtggcactgagtgccatgatgtaGTAAACGGACTGAAATTGGaataagggttggacttgatctcggaggtcttttccaacccaatcgattctatgattctatttctgCCTGCGGAAAAAGCACTCAAAGACACGGGCAGTGGGAGAAGAAAGTGAACTACGTGCAGTTCTTTCCCCCTTCCATTACAAGTACCAATCTATTATGTTAACAAACAACGAGAATATCAGatcagctaaaaaaaaaagaacccgAAAGCGTTCCTCTAGCACCCCTGACACCCAGCAGTGCCGCACGGGAACTTCACCTGCCGCGAAGG contains the following coding sequences:
- the ZNF410 gene encoding zinc finger protein 410 isoform X3 translates to MLPVSSLDDERDLTSPSHTNPSKDVSSSAVLRSLQVNVGPDGEETRAQNVQKPSELLSTPETSSLLQDLQPSDSTSFILLNLTRAGLGSPAEHLVFVQDEAEDSGNDFLSHDSTDSSTPWFLRVQELAHDSLIAATRAQLAKNAKASNNGENVHLCSGDGQPKDSGPIPHLSRVERKLKCTVEGCDRTFVWPAHFKYHLKTHRNDRSFTCPAEGCGKSFYVLQRLKVHMRTHNGEKPFVCTELGCGKQFTTAGNLKNHLRIHTGEKPFLCEAQGCGRSFAEYSSLRKHLVVHSGVKPHQCQICGKTFSQSGSRNVHMRKHHSRIGAAGSREREQPESLMGSSLLEESTVHSKNLMSMNSQPSLGVESLHLPDTESIIGVEEGETSCSFFRPLICGD
- the ZNF410 gene encoding zinc finger protein 410 isoform X1, whose product is MIQRCCLYVKEMRIFQLLVQFVQNTSIPLGQGLSESETKDITCLSLLPVTETSECNRLMLPVSSLDDERDLTSPSHTNPSKDVSSSAVLRSLQVNVGPDGEETRAQNVQKPSELLSTPETSSLLQDLQPSDSTSFILLNLTRAGLGSPAEHLVFVQDEAEDSGNDFLSHDSTDSSTPWFLRVQELAHDSLIAATRAQLAKNAKASNNGENVHLCSGDGQPKDSGPIPHLSRVERKLKCTVEGCDRTFVWPAHFKYHLKTHRNDRSFTCPAEGCGKSFYVLQRLKVHMRTHNGEKPFVCTELGCGKQFTTAGNLKNHLRIHTGEKPFLCEAQGCGRSFAEYSSLRKHLVVHSGVKPHQCQICGKTFSQSGSRNVHMRKHHSRIGAAGSREREQPESLMGSSLLEESTVHSKNLMSMNSQPSLGVESLHLPDTESIIGVEEGETSCSFFRPLICGD
- the ZNF410 gene encoding zinc finger protein 410 isoform X2, which translates into the protein MLSDELESKPELLVQFVQNTSIPLGQGLSESETKDITCLSLLPVTETSECNRLMLPVSSLDDERDLTSPSHTNPSKDVSSSAVLRSLQVNVGPDGEETRAQNVQKPSELLSTPETSSLLQDLQPSDSTSFILLNLTRAGLGSPAEHLVFVQDEAEDSGNDFLSHDSTDSSTPWFLRVQELAHDSLIAATRAQLAKNAKASNNGENVHLCSGDGQPKDSGPIPHLSRVERKLKCTVEGCDRTFVWPAHFKYHLKTHRNDRSFTCPAEGCGKSFYVLQRLKVHMRTHNGEKPFVCTELGCGKQFTTAGNLKNHLRIHTGEKPFLCEAQGCGRSFAEYSSLRKHLVVHSGVKPHQCQICGKTFSQSGSRNVHMRKHHSRIGAAGSREREQPESLMGSSLLEESTVHSKNLMSMNSQPSLGVESLHLPDTESIIGVEEGETSCSFFRPLICGD